One genomic region from Thermodesulfobacteriota bacterium encodes:
- a CDS encoding class I SAM-dependent DNA methyltransferase has product MSLALNKPKLDNLAGDIWKSAERLRGKFKAYEYQNVVLPIIVIRRLECVLIKWREDKAAEVLAKRPKLTAKELAKLVKGLEISTAPFSNKTDWTLRKVYEEDHTLLEENFRAYINGFSKNVDDIIEHFNYRATVGQIVKNNRLAPILNQYKELELGPDKLSPLEMGYIYEEILRRFSEQSGEEAGEHFTPREVIRLMVELLDIPIPDRHSSIYDPACGTGGMLSVAKEHLLDRAATPEQKANVEKYVTVHGQELSPTNYAICQADLLIKNDQQAKVHLGNSLIPYDPHSKEPGDQLPESKFRFDFMLSNPPFGVTWGGKDGYEAEARKLEKTRYQAGMPRVNDGALLFLQTMLAKMKPAGQGASRIAIIFNGSPLSNGDCGSGESEIRRWILENDWLDAIVMLPDQLFYNTGIFTYVWLLRNDKPASHHGRVMLIDARRQYEKEPKSFGNKRNRITDAHRAWIEERYRDGWEKGYTDEQVKIFRREDFSYHKVSVVFWQFDEHDQPATVTEPYEKAFTAANLKKEQDFYDSDLTFRVRLSLLSLNGRGVGGEGEKTATLTLGPKDNAAKKFKALMEDKPEIVSVEWTHRHYVKDDEYVPHGEDIEAFLKREIAKPIIRWKDSPQLGYEILPNKYFYCYQPPTPAKELLAEFWKLEKEAEKMLEGLAR; this is encoded by the coding sequence ATGTCCCTTGCCCTGAACAAGCCCAAACTCGATAATCTCGCCGGTGATATCTGGAAGTCTGCCGAACGGCTGCGCGGCAAGTTCAAGGCCTACGAGTACCAGAACGTCGTCCTGCCGATCATCGTGATCCGCCGCTTGGAGTGCGTGCTGATCAAATGGCGGGAGGACAAGGCTGCCGAGGTACTGGCCAAGCGCCCCAAACTGACCGCGAAGGAACTCGCGAAGCTCGTGAAGGGGCTTGAAATCAGCACGGCCCCGTTCTCCAACAAGACGGACTGGACGTTGCGGAAGGTCTACGAGGAAGACCACACGCTCCTCGAGGAGAACTTCCGCGCCTACATCAACGGCTTCTCGAAGAACGTCGACGACATCATCGAGCATTTCAACTACCGGGCCACCGTCGGCCAGATCGTGAAGAACAACCGCCTCGCCCCGATCCTGAACCAGTACAAGGAATTGGAGCTCGGTCCGGACAAGCTGTCGCCGCTGGAGATGGGCTACATCTATGAGGAGATCCTGCGGCGCTTCTCGGAACAAAGCGGCGAGGAGGCCGGAGAACACTTCACGCCCCGCGAGGTGATCCGGCTGATGGTCGAACTGCTCGACATCCCCATCCCTGACCGGCACAGCTCCATCTACGACCCGGCCTGCGGGACAGGCGGCATGCTGTCCGTTGCCAAGGAACACCTGCTCGACCGCGCCGCCACGCCCGAACAGAAAGCGAACGTCGAGAAGTACGTAACCGTCCACGGACAGGAGCTGTCGCCGACCAACTACGCCATCTGCCAGGCCGACTTGCTGATCAAGAACGACCAGCAGGCCAAGGTGCATCTCGGCAACTCGCTCATCCCGTACGACCCACACAGCAAGGAGCCAGGCGATCAACTGCCCGAATCGAAGTTCCGCTTCGACTTCATGCTTTCCAATCCGCCCTTCGGTGTGACCTGGGGCGGCAAGGACGGCTACGAGGCCGAAGCGCGCAAGCTGGAGAAGACCCGCTACCAGGCAGGCATGCCGCGCGTAAACGACGGAGCGCTGCTTTTCCTGCAAACTATGCTCGCCAAGATGAAACCGGCCGGACAGGGCGCGAGCCGCATCGCCATCATCTTCAACGGCTCGCCGCTCTCCAACGGTGACTGCGGGTCGGGCGAGAGCGAGATCCGCCGTTGGATACTGGAGAACGACTGGCTAGACGCCATTGTCATGTTGCCCGACCAGCTCTTCTACAACACCGGCATCTTCACCTATGTCTGGCTGCTTAGGAACGACAAGCCTGCTTCGCACCATGGCCGCGTGATGCTGATTGATGCCCGCCGGCAATACGAGAAGGAGCCGAAGTCCTTCGGCAACAAGCGCAACCGCATCACCGATGCCCACCGGGCATGGATCGAGGAGCGCTACCGCGACGGCTGGGAGAAGGGCTACACCGACGAGCAGGTGAAGATCTTCCGGCGCGAGGACTTCTCCTACCACAAGGTAAGCGTCGTCTTCTGGCAGTTCGACGAGCACGACCAGCCGGCGACTGTCACCGAGCCCTACGAGAAGGCATTCACCGCCGCGAACCTGAAGAAGGAGCAGGACTTCTACGACAGCGACCTGACCTTCCGTGTGCGCCTTTCACTGCTCTCGCTCAATGGGAGAGGGGTCGGAGGTGAGGGTGAGAAGACGGCGACGTTGACGCTCGGCCCGAAGGACAATGCCGCCAAGAAGTTCAAGGCGCTGATGGAGGACAAACCGGAGATTGTCTCGGTGGAGTGGACGCACCGCCACTACGTGAAGGACGACGAGTACGTCCCGCACGGCGAGGACATCGAAGCCTTCCTGAAACGGGAGATTGCCAAGCCCATCATTCGCTGGAAGGACAGCCCGCAGCTCGGCTACGAGATCCTGCCGAACAAGTACTTTTACTGCTACCAGCCGCCCACGCCCGCAAAGGAGTTGCTCGCCGAGTTCTGGAAGCTGGAGAAAGAGGCGGAGAAGATGCTGGAGGGGTTGGCGAGATGA
- a CDS encoding YifB family Mg chelatase-like AAA ATPase, which produces MLAKILSSAVLGVEAYVVEVEVDIAFGLPAFSTVGLPEGAVKESKDRVKSAIKNSGYEFPTHRVTVNLAPADIKKEGTGYDLPIAVGILAATGTISKDNLHHYMLSGELSLDGRIKATKGVLPMAMAARAAGLSGIVVPKENALEGAVVKGIEVLPVEWLSEAVELLNGKRIPTPADVDTDALFCTAGKSDMDFNEVKGQEHVKRALEIAAAGGHNLLMIGPPGSGKTMLAQRLPTILPAMSFEEALETTKVFSVMGLMPQGSALIATRSFRQPHHTISDAGLIGGGQIPKPGEVSLAHNGVLFLDELPEFRKNVLEVLRQPLEDGQVTIARASMSLTYPARFMLVAAMNPCPCGYYGSAKHTCSCTHLYIQKYRSKISGPLLDRIDIHVEVPALNYKDLASIHPGESSEEIRKRVDLARRRQKERFEGKPIHCNAQMNTRLIKKFCAIDAESHKLLEVAVNKLGLSARAYSRILKIARTIADIEGEASVKSAHISEAIQYRSLDRRAI; this is translated from the coding sequence ATGCTGGCAAAGATCCTGAGCAGCGCCGTGCTGGGTGTTGAGGCCTATGTAGTCGAAGTGGAAGTGGATATTGCCTTCGGGCTGCCGGCCTTCTCCACCGTTGGCTTACCCGAGGGCGCAGTAAAAGAAAGCAAGGACCGGGTCAAATCCGCTATCAAGAACTCAGGCTATGAGTTTCCAACCCATCGCGTCACGGTTAATCTGGCCCCGGCGGATATAAAGAAGGAAGGCACAGGATATGATCTGCCCATAGCTGTTGGTATTCTGGCCGCTACCGGAACCATAAGCAAAGATAATCTCCACCATTATATGTTATCCGGCGAACTCTCGCTTGATGGCCGCATAAAAGCTACGAAAGGTGTTCTGCCTATGGCTATGGCCGCACGCGCCGCCGGGCTGTCCGGCATCGTAGTGCCCAAAGAAAATGCCCTGGAAGGAGCGGTCGTAAAGGGCATCGAGGTATTGCCGGTAGAATGGCTTTCCGAGGCAGTGGAATTACTCAATGGAAAAAGAATCCCGACCCCGGCAGATGTGGATACGGATGCCCTCTTTTGCACCGCCGGTAAAAGCGATATGGACTTTAATGAGGTTAAGGGGCAGGAACACGTCAAAAGGGCCTTGGAAATTGCCGCGGCCGGAGGTCATAATCTGTTAATGATCGGCCCCCCGGGCTCAGGCAAGACCATGCTGGCGCAGCGCCTGCCGACCATATTACCGGCCATGAGCTTTGAGGAGGCCCTGGAGACGACTAAGGTCTTTAGTGTCATGGGACTAATGCCCCAGGGAAGCGCCCTTATTGCTACCCGTTCGTTTCGTCAGCCGCATCATACCATCTCTGATGCCGGTCTGATCGGGGGCGGCCAGATTCCTAAACCCGGAGAGGTCAGTCTGGCCCACAATGGTGTGCTTTTTCTGGATGAACTGCCGGAATTCAGAAAGAACGTCCTGGAGGTGTTGCGGCAGCCATTAGAGGATGGGCAGGTTACGATCGCGCGGGCCTCTATGTCCCTTACCTATCCGGCCCGGTTTATGCTGGTAGCGGCCATGAATCCCTGCCCGTGCGGATATTACGGGAGCGCTAAACATACGTGCAGTTGTACGCATCTTTATATACAAAAATATCGCTCAAAGATCTCCGGCCCGCTTCTCGACCGCATAGATATCCACGTAGAAGTGCCCGCCCTCAACTATAAAGACCTGGCCTCTATCCATCCCGGCGAGTCGTCAGAAGAGATAAGAAAGAGGGTTGATCTGGCCCGCCGGAGGCAAAAGGAACGATTTGAGGGCAAGCCCATCCACTGTAATGCCCAGATGAATACCCGCCTTATCAAGAAATTTTGCGCTATTGACGCCGAATCACACAAGCTTCTGGAGGTGGCGGTCAACAAGCTGGGCCTGAGCGCCCGGGCCTACAGCCGCATATTAAAGATTGCCCGCACTATTGCAGATATCGAAGGGGAGGCGTCCGTCAAATCTGCTCATATCTCCGAGGCTATCCAGTACCGCAGTTTGGATCGCAGAGCGATCTGA
- a CDS encoding M20/M25/M40 family metallo-hydrolase encodes MINRQRLAGEFLRLVQIDSPSRQEGAIAQYVRKTFESLAPGVIEDGAGPLIGSESGNLIVRIPGARRDLPPLMFNAHLDTVEPGKGIKVIQEDETFRSDGRTILGADDKSGIAILIEAIRLLQEGEIAHCPLEFVFTVCEEIGLFGAKSLDYNLLQARMGYALDTSSTTRIISGAPEANSLSIKVQGLAAHAGLEPEKGINAIQIAGEALAAMQLGRIDHETTANIGVVRGGTARNIIPEYVELEGEVRSHDRRKLAEHTEHIRGCLERAVSAYKEKSKIDGDLPALHLDVTQEYPLMAIPDSHPVVVLAQEAGKNLGRRLTPEKSGGGSDANIFNAHGIATVILGTGMQSVHTTNEYIHLEDMVRTVQLVMEIISTYSRS; translated from the coding sequence ATGATAAACAGACAGCGACTAGCCGGGGAGTTTCTGCGCCTGGTGCAGATTGACAGCCCTTCGAGGCAGGAAGGCGCTATCGCGCAATATGTACGAAAGACATTTGAATCCCTGGCCCCCGGGGTAATAGAAGACGGGGCCGGACCGCTCATCGGCAGCGAAAGCGGTAACCTGATCGTCCGCATACCGGGCGCACGGAGAGACCTCCCGCCCCTTATGTTCAACGCCCATCTGGATACGGTGGAACCGGGAAAAGGCATAAAAGTAATCCAAGAGGATGAAACGTTTAGGAGTGATGGTCGAACCATCCTGGGGGCAGATGATAAGTCCGGCATAGCTATTTTGATTGAAGCAATAAGGCTTTTACAGGAGGGGGAGATAGCCCATTGTCCGCTGGAGTTTGTCTTTACGGTCTGTGAAGAGATAGGGCTTTTCGGGGCCAAGTCCCTTGATTACAATCTGCTCCAGGCCCGGATGGGTTATGCCCTGGATACCAGCTCCACTACCCGCATCATAAGCGGGGCCCCAGAGGCCAACAGCCTTAGCATCAAGGTACAGGGATTGGCCGCCCATGCCGGCCTCGAACCTGAAAAAGGCATAAACGCCATACAGATTGCCGGTGAGGCCCTGGCCGCCATGCAGTTGGGCCGTATCGACCATGAGACTACAGCTAATATCGGGGTGGTTCGCGGGGGAACGGCCCGTAATATTATACCGGAATATGTAGAGCTGGAAGGTGAGGTGCGCAGCCACGACCGGCGAAAACTGGCCGAACACACCGAACACATAAGAGGATGTCTTGAAAGAGCGGTCTCAGCCTATAAAGAGAAGAGCAAGATAGATGGCGACCTTCCCGCATTGCACCTGGATGTAACTCAGGAGTATCCATTAATGGCCATTCCTGACAGCCATCCCGTCGTTGTCCTGGCGCAGGAGGCAGGAAAGAATCTGGGACGCCGGCTCACGCCGGAAAAAAGCGGCGGCGGGAGCGATGCCAACATCTTTAACGCCCACGGCATTGCCACCGTAATACTGGGCACAGGCATGCAGTCCGTTCATACCACAAATGAATATATTCATCTCGAAGACATGGTCCGGACCGTTCAACTGGTTATGGAGATAATCTCCACCTACAGCAGATCATAA
- a CDS encoding hemolysin family protein, whose product MTVSDMVYPLSWFIGLLFLEALFSGSEIALVAADRKKMQQMASDGHKGATAALKLLGRPTWLFSTTLLGTNLAMATNTVLTTAWMVEQWRYGSEWLAVLLMPPFVLIFGEIIPKTIFQQKAQQLAPKAAYGITAASYVLYPLVWIFARFSHLLTNISERREQPFVTREELKLTLRMDEDEIELDKAEKRLIRKMFSFMETDVSRVMIPLVKVSALPEGAPVADAVRKFRETGYGRLPVYRRRIDKIVGILNAFDLIGVADESLPVSSFMYKPYYVPETKPVDELLLDLQKEGKTIAIVVDEYGGTIGMVTVEDILEEVMGEIADEFDKEAAPFTRLGPNHYLIKGRMEVSQANEQLHLGIPEGDYETIAGFILKELGLIPKQGHIFSYRHLQFIIRKAEARGIEEVEVIVKRKGQEDDKQTATSRGVSAPGAD is encoded by the coding sequence ATGACCGTAAGTGATATGGTTTATCCGCTCTCCTGGTTTATCGGCTTGTTATTTCTGGAGGCACTTTTCTCCGGTTCAGAGATAGCCCTGGTAGCCGCTGACCGGAAGAAAATGCAACAAATGGCCTCTGACGGTCATAAAGGGGCAACTGCGGCTCTGAAACTCCTGGGAAGGCCGACCTGGTTATTCTCCACTACGCTTCTTGGGACCAATCTGGCCATGGCCACCAATACCGTCTTGACGACGGCCTGGATGGTAGAGCAGTGGAGATATGGGAGTGAATGGTTGGCTGTCTTGCTCATGCCGCCTTTCGTCCTCATTTTTGGAGAGATTATCCCAAAGACTATATTCCAGCAAAAAGCACAACAGCTCGCCCCGAAGGCCGCCTATGGCATTACGGCGGCATCTTATGTTCTTTATCCCCTGGTCTGGATCTTTGCCCGTTTTTCTCATTTGTTGACAAATATATCGGAAAGAAGGGAGCAGCCTTTTGTCACGCGCGAAGAGCTGAAACTGACCCTTCGTATGGATGAAGACGAGATCGAGCTGGACAAGGCCGAGAAGCGGCTCATACGAAAGATGTTTTCATTCATGGAGACAGACGTGAGCCGGGTGATGATTCCGCTGGTTAAGGTCTCGGCCTTGCCGGAGGGCGCGCCTGTGGCCGATGCCGTCCGGAAGTTCCGGGAAACGGGTTACGGGCGACTGCCTGTTTACCGCAGGCGTATCGATAAGATAGTCGGGATATTAAACGCCTTTGATTTAATCGGCGTGGCAGATGAAAGCCTGCCGGTCAGCAGTTTTATGTACAAACCCTACTATGTACCGGAGACCAAACCGGTAGATGAATTGCTGCTTGACTTACAAAAAGAAGGCAAAACTATAGCCATAGTGGTCGATGAGTATGGCGGCACCATAGGAATGGTCACCGTAGAAGATATCCTCGAAGAGGTAATGGGGGAAATAGCGGATGAGTTTGACAAGGAGGCCGCCCCCTTTACCAGGCTGGGCCCAAACCATTATTTGATCAAAGGGCGTATGGAGGTAAGCCAGGCCAATGAGCAGCTACATCTGGGAATCCCGGAAGGCGACTATGAAACCATAGCCGGTTTTATCTTAAAAGAATTGGGGTTAATCCCTAAACAAGGTCATATTTTTTCTTACAGGCATTTACAATTTATTATACGGAAGGCCGAGGCCAGAGGCATAGAAGAAGTGGAAGTTATTGTTAAACGGAAGGGTCAGGAAGATGATAAACAGACAGCGACTAGCCGGGGAGTTTCTGCGCCTGGTGCAGATTGA
- a CDS encoding hemolysin family protein: MDPSPSIYISIIIFCLLCSTFFSGSETALFSLGRWRLIRLREEGHPKYSLIDGLLARPRRLLISIIIGNDMCNVVASALATPLAVKHFGASGRWVAIVIMTGVIIILCDISPKVLAISHPVSIASFAARPMSLFVKWVAPVRWLAQSTVDVILRVAGLPRGKRTKFILEKDFLRLVEHGHRAGIIERLERDFIRRAMEFGDTKVAAIMTPRPYIFAVPLDADLSLAIEKIKTRGFSRVPVYEHEINKPVGILHVKDLVGIKLKYAGGTVADLSSRLKPVYYVPETKNVEDLFQEFQKRRIHLAMVVDEYGDLAGLVTMEDILEELFGEIYDEYDQKRMAFEEKGKGVYLVSPRMLIEDFNEITGAHIPSDEVETIGGFVLNLFGELPREGDSAAYNDLRFTVTKIKGTRILQLKVEREGKAAFHDL; encoded by the coding sequence TTGGACCCTTCACCGTCCATTTATATATCAATAATCATCTTCTGTCTTCTTTGTTCCACCTTTTTTTCCGGCTCAGAAACAGCTCTTTTTTCTTTGGGGCGATGGCGTTTGATTCGTCTCCGGGAGGAAGGTCACCCAAAGTACAGCCTGATAGACGGCCTGTTGGCCCGGCCGCGGCGTCTCCTGATATCTATTATCATCGGCAACGATATGTGTAATGTGGTCGCCTCTGCCCTGGCTACCCCTCTTGCCGTCAAACATTTTGGCGCGTCCGGGCGGTGGGTAGCCATAGTCATCATGACCGGCGTTATAATCATATTGTGTGATATCTCCCCCAAGGTACTGGCTATATCCCACCCGGTATCTATAGCCTCCTTCGCGGCAAGGCCGATGTCTTTGTTTGTAAAATGGGTTGCTCCGGTACGATGGCTTGCGCAGTCCACAGTAGATGTTATTCTTAGAGTAGCCGGATTACCCAGGGGGAAAAGGACAAAGTTTATACTGGAAAAAGACTTTCTGCGTCTGGTCGAACACGGGCACCGCGCCGGGATTATTGAGCGCCTGGAGAGGGATTTTATAAGAAGGGCGATGGAATTCGGCGATACAAAGGTAGCGGCTATCATGACCCCCCGTCCGTATATATTTGCCGTGCCTCTTGATGCCGACCTCTCTCTCGCTATAGAGAAAATCAAAACGCGAGGGTTCTCACGGGTGCCTGTATATGAGCATGAGATCAACAAGCCGGTCGGGATCCTTCACGTTAAAGATCTTGTGGGCATAAAGTTAAAATACGCCGGAGGCACAGTAGCTGACTTGAGTTCCCGCCTTAAGCCGGTCTATTACGTCCCGGAGACAAAAAACGTTGAGGATCTTTTTCAAGAGTTTCAGAAGCGCCGCATCCATCTGGCCATGGTGGTGGACGAATACGGAGATTTAGCCGGACTGGTAACCATGGAAGATATTCTGGAAGAACTTTTTGGAGAAATATATGATGAATATGACCAAAAAAGGATGGCTTTTGAAGAGAAAGGGAAAGGCGTTTATTTGGTCTCTCCCAGGATGCTTATAGAAGATTTCAACGAGATAACCGGCGCGCATATCCCTTCGGATGAGGTGGAAACCATTGGTGGATTCGTGCTCAACCTTTTTGGCGAATTGCCCAGGGAGGGAGACAGCGCCGCCTATAACGACCTCCGCTTTACCGTAACCAAAATAAAAGGGACCCGCATCTTACAACTGAAGGTGGAGAGGGAAGGCAAGGCAGCTTTCCATGACCTATGA
- the lon gene encoding endopeptidase La, whose translation MVDINESLIGFGDTKDQEEIKIPDSLPLMPVRDVVILPSMMLPLFVGRETSINAVNKALEGKRLIVLVTQKDQMEDDPGPDGLYKMGIVAIILRSLKLPDGRQKILVQALSRAKILKYVREKPYYMVKLAVIEEKGPAEISVELEALMRNVREQSEKFLSIKGIFSSDIGAILNSVEEPDKLADLVASNLRLKTAAAQIILETIDPIKRLQKVNEYLNKELEVSVVQARIQSEAKEEMSKTHREYFLREQLRAIKKELGDIDERGKEIEEFKAKIKKAGMPQGVEEEALKQLNRFEFMHPDAAESSIVRTYLDWLVELPWSKTTKDKLNIKAAQKVLDADHYGLYKVKDRILEYLSVRKLNKESKGPILCFVGPPGVGKTSLGRSIAKAMGRKFARISLGGVRDEAEIRGHRRTYVGALPGRIIQGINTAGTNNPIFMMDEIDKIGADFRGDPSAALLEVLDPEQNYSFSDHYLNVPFDLSKVMFITTANVTDTIPPALKDRMEVIELPGYTAEEKLVIARKYLFPRQLKENGISKDVIKIADSAILHIISQYTKEAGLRNLEREIGSVFRKVARRLAEGEKGPFLITRANLHKYLGVPKYLPEAEQEASQIGLATGLAWTQEGGEVLHIEVTTMKGKGNLNLTGQLGEVMKESALAALSYTRSRADELKLDKKFYEELDIHIHVPAGAIPKDGPSAGVTMATALVSALTRAPVSREVAMTGEITLRGRVLPIGGLREKALAALRAGIKKVIIPEQNTKDLEEIPDRIRRRITFYPVKNVDEILELALVKTKSGRQNKK comes from the coding sequence ATGGTGGATATTAACGAAAGTCTGATTGGATTCGGCGACACCAAAGACCAGGAAGAGATTAAGATACCGGATTCATTGCCGCTTATGCCCGTGCGGGATGTGGTTATTTTACCTTCGATGATGTTGCCGCTATTTGTGGGACGGGAGACCTCGATCAACGCCGTGAATAAGGCATTGGAGGGAAAGCGCCTCATTGTATTGGTAACGCAGAAAGACCAGATGGAAGATGATCCGGGGCCGGACGGATTATATAAAATGGGCATTGTAGCCATAATCCTGCGCTCCCTTAAGCTGCCGGACGGCCGCCAAAAGATACTTGTGCAGGCCCTTTCCCGGGCGAAGATATTAAAATATGTGCGGGAAAAGCCTTATTATATGGTCAAACTGGCAGTAATTGAAGAAAAAGGGCCGGCGGAAATCTCTGTTGAACTCGAGGCCCTTATGCGCAATGTGCGGGAGCAAAGCGAAAAGTTTTTATCTATAAAAGGGATATTTTCGTCAGATATTGGGGCTATTTTAAACAGCGTAGAAGAGCCCGACAAACTGGCTGACCTGGTTGCATCCAATCTTCGCCTAAAGACTGCGGCGGCGCAGATTATTCTGGAGACTATTGACCCGATAAAGAGACTGCAAAAGGTAAACGAGTATCTGAACAAAGAACTGGAGGTCTCCGTAGTGCAGGCCAGGATACAATCCGAGGCCAAAGAGGAAATGTCCAAGACGCACCGGGAATACTTTCTGCGGGAACAGCTCCGGGCGATTAAAAAGGAGCTGGGAGACATTGACGAACGGGGCAAGGAGATAGAAGAATTCAAGGCCAAGATAAAAAAGGCCGGGATGCCCCAGGGGGTAGAGGAAGAGGCCCTTAAGCAACTAAATCGTTTCGAATTCATGCATCCGGATGCCGCGGAATCCTCTATAGTTCGCACTTATCTCGACTGGCTGGTCGAGCTGCCCTGGAGTAAGACAACAAAAGATAAGCTTAATATAAAAGCAGCCCAGAAGGTACTGGATGCAGACCATTATGGTCTGTATAAGGTCAAGGATCGGATACTGGAATATTTAAGTGTCCGCAAATTGAACAAAGAGAGCAAGGGGCCTATCCTCTGTTTTGTCGGCCCGCCGGGCGTCGGGAAAACCTCCTTAGGACGTTCTATCGCCAAGGCTATGGGACGGAAGTTTGCGCGCATCTCCCTGGGTGGAGTGCGTGATGAGGCCGAGATACGCGGGCATAGGAGGACGTATGTGGGAGCCCTCCCGGGCAGGATTATCCAGGGGATCAACACGGCGGGCACTAATAATCCAATCTTCATGATGGACGAGATAGATAAGATCGGCGCAGACTTCAGGGGGGACCCATCGGCGGCGCTGCTTGAGGTTCTTGACCCGGAGCAGAACTATTCCTTTAGCGATCATTATCTGAACGTGCCTTTTGACCTTTCAAAGGTTATGTTTATCACTACGGCCAATGTAACGGATACTATTCCTCCCGCCCTGAAAGACCGGATGGAGGTGATAGAACTCCCCGGATATACGGCCGAAGAAAAACTGGTTATCGCCAGAAAATACCTTTTTCCCCGCCAGCTCAAAGAAAATGGAATCAGCAAGGATGTAATAAAGATTGCTGACAGCGCCATCCTTCACATTATCTCACAATATACAAAGGAAGCCGGTCTGCGAAACCTGGAGAGAGAAATCGGGTCTGTATTCCGAAAGGTGGCCCGGCGTCTGGCCGAAGGCGAAAAAGGGCCGTTTCTCATAACGCGCGCCAATCTGCACAAATACCTGGGCGTCCCGAAATACCTGCCGGAAGCGGAGCAGGAGGCCAGCCAGATAGGACTGGCAACCGGCCTGGCCTGGACCCAGGAGGGCGGAGAAGTCCTCCATATCGAAGTCACCACCATGAAAGGAAAAGGGAATCTCAATCTCACCGGACAGCTTGGGGAGGTAATGAAAGAGTCTGCGCTGGCCGCTCTTAGCTATACCCGGTCCCGTGCGGATGAGCTTAAGCTTGATAAGAAATTTTACGAAGAGCTGGATATCCATATACACGTCCCGGCCGGCGCTATTCCTAAAGACGGCCCGTCAGCCGGCGTTACTATGGCCACTGCCCTTGTTTCCGCCTTAACCAGGGCGCCGGTGAGCAGGGAAGTGGCTATGACAGGAGAAATAACGTTGCGGGGCAGGGTGTTACCGATCGGGGGGTTGAGAGAAAAGGCCCTGGCAGCGCTTCGGGCCGGTATAAAAAAGGTTATCATACCGGAGCAAAACACTAAAGATTTAGAGGAAATACCGGATCGAATCCGCCGCCGCATCACCTTTTATCCGGTTAAGAACGTTGATGAAATCCTGGAATTAGCCCTTGTAAAGACGAAATCCGGCAGGCAAAACAAGAAATAG